TTTTGTATTCCTTGATCGATTAAAAACGTATCGATTCAACCGCATTTACCTATTAGGGAGTTTAGTTTTAGGGCTACTTGCTCCACTGATTCCCGTTAATTCAGGAACTACTTTAAAACTTATTCAACAGCCCAATACTGTTTTGAATACTTTCTCAAAACAATCGAGTGAATGGTTAGATCGTGCAGTGGTTTCCCTTCCTACCCAACCTGTAAACAAAGATGAACGAAGCACTGCAAAGACTTTAAACACAGCGAGTGCACCTGAAAAGTCTAGTTCTTCGAATGGTGATATATTTCCTTTAGAAACGGCTGAATCTACTATTGTAAATCCAGCATTTAGCATAGAAAAAGCGCTGTTTTATCTTTACTGGATCGTGGCTATAGGGTTTTTTATTCGCTTGGTAACACATTTGACTGCCTTTTATGCTCGGGCTTATGGGAAGGGCTATAAAGAATATGATAAGGCGAAGATTGTATTAGTGCCTGAATCTATCATTCCGCATTCATTTATGAATGTCATTTTTTTAAATGAAAAGGAATACCAGGATGGCAAAATCTCTTCCACAGTATTAAAGCATGAGCTAACGCATGTTCGCCAATATCACAGTGTGGACATCCTATTTATTGAGCTCATTAAAACCTTCTTTTGGTTCAACCCCGTGGTATATGCTTTTAAGTACGTCATTCAAACCAATCATGAATATTTAGCGGATCAGGCAGTATTAGATGCTGAGGTAGATGCTAAAAGTTATATGCATCAATTAATTCGATATGCGTCCCATACATCGCCTCTAGCCTTAAGTAGCACATTGAATTTCTCCTTAACTAAAAAGCGTATTCAAATGATGCACGCTGTTAGCTCTAAAATGAAATCCATCTTTAGAATCTCTTTGGTTGTACCTCTTTCATTGTG
This DNA window, taken from Balneola vulgaris DSM 17893, encodes the following:
- a CDS encoding M56 family metallopeptidase; translation: MILYIIKSTIVLSLLLGCYFVFLDRLKTYRFNRIYLLGSLVLGLLAPLIPVNSGTTLKLIQQPNTVLNTFSKQSSEWLDRAVVSLPTQPVNKDERSTAKTLNTASAPEKSSSSNGDIFPLETAESTIVNPAFSIEKALFYLYWIVAIGFFIRLVTHLTAFYARAYGKGYKEYDKAKIVLVPESIIPHSFMNVIFLNEKEYQDGKISSTVLKHELTHVRQYHSVDILFIELIKTFFWFNPVVYAFKYVIQTNHEYLADQAVLDAEVDAKSYMHQLIRYASHTSPLALSSTLNFSLTKKRIQMMHAVSSKMKSIFRISLVVPLSLCVLLLFCDDYASSFPYYSDIEIDYKPSKTSNRRGIVYHNGEPYTGVITYRFKSNDALYTQQTYDNGLIIKNVLFDSLANKRLEYHFTYEGDTSKSFKHIEYIEGESVVLSHFIYATESSKGSTIHRYPNGQLKFTAQVLRKGVYDGLMTLYAEDGTILEQERYENGALVEVLVDTDNQTGFRNN